The window ATCTGATTCATAGCTCTTTGACATAGCAGTTATCTTGTAACTGTCAGTTTGTTACCTTTTCTTCACAGAGTCTGagaccattagaatactgtattGAGAATTTCCCTAAAGTTAATAACAAATACATTAAAAGTGCAAATAAATTCATATTATtactttatattaatatattaacacttaatactaaaatattgatcattattttataatttatttctcTGTACAGGCTGGACCACTGTAATCTCACTGGCGAATGCTGTAAAGCTCTGATCTCAGCTGTTCAGTCAAACCCCTCACATCTGAGAGTGCTGGACCTGAGATCCAATTACTCAGCAGGCAAAGAAGTGAAGTTACTTTGTTCTGTGCTTAGGAATCCAGCCTGTAAAATGGAGACACTGAGGTGAGAACTGCAGGAGTTTAGGAGAAGAGGTGACCTTGAAAGACATGCTACTATAGAGCTATGTGAACTTCAATTAATCTCATTGCTAAATCATTTAATGGATTTCAGCATCAGTTTCCTCAAAGTGATTGTGTACTAATTATATTTGTTTATCTGACTTTTTTCAAATGATCAGAACATCAGGCAGTTGGCATAAGTTCTCAGAATGATCTCCGCTTATCCAGTGCTGTTGTGTTCCAATTATGTTAATGCAACCTGTTAACATCATGTAAACTTTAGTCACAAAGTAGCAATTAAGATATAAAAGCAGGTCTTTATAGTGAAAATAGACAtgcttttttcaaacaaatgactaACAGTAGGTCTTCTCCCATTTgtagtcttttttattttgtgaataaaGTTAACAGCttcaaactaaaataaaatattagattTATAGTAGCAGACTTGGAATGAAGATGGACTGTTAAAACATCTTATAAATTCATAATATAATCCAAGATAAGAAAGTTAGATTGATTTCTGTATTTGTAATACTGTTTTACACCCTGGGTGaattacaaaaatgaaacaccAGAGTCCAATCAGAATGTTGTCTTTCTGTGTATTCAAAGATGGGATAGCGATGAACCCCCTTCTTCTTATTTCTGTAGACTGTCCGGCTGTCAGATAACAGAGTGTGGCTGTGAAGCTCTTGCCTCAGCTCTCCAGTCGAGACCCTCAAGCCTGACAGAACTGGACCTGAGTCACAATTGCCTAGGGGACACAGGAGTGAAAAAGCTGTTTGCGTTGCTGGAGACTCCAAGCTGTAAACTAGAGAAACTGAAGTAAGTAGAGAGTTCA is drawn from Lepisosteus oculatus isolate fLepOcu1 chromosome 18, fLepOcu1.hap2, whole genome shotgun sequence and contains these coding sequences:
- the LOC138223975 gene encoding ribonuclease inhibitor-like, with amino-acid sequence MEEVKQFLRSGSLSGRCLSPEQLSALAFVLMMAEEPLDVFDMKTYTTSMDGCLRLLPLIKYCRQALLDHCNLTGECCKALISAVQSNPSHLRVLDLRSNYSAGKEVKLLCSVLRNPACKMETLRLSGCQITECGCEALASALQSRPSSLTELDLSHNCLGDTGVKKLFALLETPSCKLEKLK